Proteins from a single region of Pseudomonas quebecensis:
- a CDS encoding Tc toxin subunit A produces the protein MLTSSSPLLARLVERPVPPGEGKVDFCTALHQLGITSVFDIVRLPRADFIGRLGRCNDDDGAQAYDTALAYATQLQWLHDLQPDHSVSAPARDKRALASGITGQPETDWANACAPDALAALDSPVAYLRTLFLFALQLEKNGTGTQDKIPLGQRRPDLETLLIDHDSTFTERPLLTLVDELLRRQITLHHPGQHLNRLLSTRHYPLALPYHHHHAQVRLGLAGTGYSLGELNYRISRRLPFDAAGIAGYATVRARNADVHCLMNELNPGQHTLLLQPPMGGSTLFETCFGQAVDPVTRQAGPPPTLQALLDATAMDTARLQALLAQERFAPYASPSARHGSLPTYGARYINGGGQRPLTLTGNAAQLLNASDEHFDRLQRMIRLQQGFDLPFAELDTLLVSAMACEQPANTQLRIRHATLRALGVYRYLARRYTLTPLEFGAWLDRLPLQASAPAQPLFDQVFNRTTVGAHALALDEQPFDAATRQQLCAALQLNDTPQTLQLLIDASPTPVLRNLATYTALYRQAHIARTFGLSVWHCKQLADLLGPSTWTTLTRPTLHVEGHGSADFLDVLMQLDWAVTWLNDSHTSVPQLRQRLLLEADTDNPALARWVELLQRPPYELPSTRQLAALSLPQPGAADNLAAIEWAGVLAQALGPAPDLSLPWQPTLALAHAIDALTLSRTPTEDAALKRQASEILVPWLQRLADQSLRLCIQRLLDNPVPAPYSRELTLYYNQHLNTLKQPVVLKHLILLAPDITTLLALPVNGASLRQWLLNPHWLDSHLTPSTPLELNLGTLYLLQRFKDCCDTCGLTQERLLAFFQAANHHDAQAADERLSHWLGWSETELRVLTDTLPAGRVTTMDQLDWVMRCRQACAVTRLSSQTLLDASELTSASDFNQWKAVGEAVIAARH, from the coding sequence ATGCTCACTTCAAGCAGTCCGCTACTGGCCAGACTGGTAGAACGGCCCGTCCCTCCCGGCGAGGGAAAGGTCGACTTCTGCACGGCCCTGCATCAACTCGGCATCACCAGCGTCTTTGACATTGTGCGTCTGCCCCGCGCCGACTTCATCGGCCGACTGGGCCGCTGCAACGATGACGATGGCGCCCAGGCCTACGACACCGCGCTGGCCTACGCCACTCAGCTGCAATGGCTGCACGACCTGCAGCCGGACCATTCAGTGTCAGCCCCGGCACGCGACAAACGCGCGCTGGCGTCCGGCATTACCGGCCAGCCTGAGACAGACTGGGCCAACGCCTGCGCCCCCGACGCCCTGGCCGCGCTCGACTCGCCGGTGGCCTACCTGCGCACGCTGTTTCTATTCGCCCTGCAACTTGAGAAAAACGGCACGGGCACCCAGGACAAAATCCCCCTGGGCCAGCGGCGCCCGGACCTGGAAACCCTGCTGATCGACCACGACAGCACCTTCACCGAACGGCCCTTGCTCACGTTGGTCGATGAGCTGCTGCGCCGGCAGATCACGCTTCATCATCCCGGCCAGCACCTCAATCGCCTGCTCAGCACCCGGCACTATCCGCTGGCGCTGCCGTATCACCATCACCACGCCCAGGTTCGCCTGGGGCTGGCGGGCACCGGGTACAGCCTTGGCGAATTGAACTACCGGATCAGCCGGCGCCTGCCCTTCGACGCCGCCGGCATTGCAGGTTACGCCACGGTGCGCGCGCGCAACGCCGATGTGCACTGCCTGATGAACGAACTGAATCCCGGTCAACACACGCTCCTGCTGCAGCCACCGATGGGCGGCAGCACGTTGTTTGAAACCTGTTTCGGCCAGGCGGTGGACCCGGTCACCCGACAGGCAGGCCCGCCGCCGACTCTGCAGGCGCTGCTCGACGCCACCGCAATGGACACCGCCCGGCTGCAGGCACTGCTGGCACAGGAACGCTTCGCTCCATATGCCTCGCCCTCGGCCCGGCACGGGTCGCTGCCCACTTACGGCGCGCGCTATATCAACGGTGGCGGCCAACGGCCGCTGACGTTGACGGGCAACGCCGCGCAGTTGCTCAACGCTTCAGACGAACACTTCGACCGCCTGCAGCGCATGATCCGCCTGCAACAAGGGTTCGACCTGCCATTTGCCGAACTCGACACCTTGCTCGTCAGTGCCATGGCGTGTGAACAGCCGGCCAACACCCAACTGCGCATCCGCCACGCCACCCTGCGCGCCCTCGGGGTGTATCGCTACCTGGCGCGACGCTACACGCTGACGCCGCTGGAATTCGGTGCGTGGCTGGACCGCCTGCCGCTGCAGGCCAGCGCCCCGGCCCAGCCGTTGTTCGACCAGGTGTTCAACCGCACCACGGTGGGCGCGCACGCCCTGGCATTGGACGAGCAACCCTTCGACGCAGCCACCCGACAACAGCTGTGCGCCGCGCTGCAACTGAACGATACGCCCCAGACGCTGCAACTGCTGATCGACGCCAGTCCGACTCCAGTGCTGCGCAACCTGGCGACCTATACCGCGCTGTACCGGCAGGCGCATATCGCGCGCACCTTCGGCCTGTCGGTGTGGCACTGCAAACAATTGGCCGACCTGCTGGGCCCCTCAACCTGGACCACCCTCACGCGCCCCACCCTGCACGTCGAAGGCCACGGCTCGGCGGATTTCCTCGATGTGCTGATGCAACTGGACTGGGCCGTCACCTGGCTCAACGACAGTCACACCAGCGTGCCCCAACTGCGCCAACGCCTGCTGCTGGAGGCGGACACCGATAACCCGGCCCTGGCACGTTGGGTCGAGTTGCTGCAGCGCCCGCCTTACGAGCTGCCGTCCACCCGCCAACTGGCGGCGCTGTCGCTGCCGCAACCTGGCGCCGCGGACAACCTGGCCGCCATCGAATGGGCCGGGGTGCTGGCCCAGGCGCTCGGCCCGGCGCCGGACCTTTCCCTACCCTGGCAGCCGACGCTTGCGCTGGCCCACGCGATCGACGCCCTGACCCTGAGCCGCACGCCGACCGAGGACGCCGCATTGAAACGCCAAGCCAGTGAAATCCTGGTGCCGTGGCTGCAGCGCCTCGCTGACCAAAGCCTGCGCCTGTGCATTCAACGGCTGTTGGACAACCCGGTGCCGGCCCCTTATAGCCGCGAGCTGACGCTGTACTACAACCAACACCTCAACACGCTGAAACAGCCGGTTGTGCTCAAGCACCTGATCCTGCTGGCCCCGGATATCACCACGCTGCTGGCGCTGCCAGTGAACGGCGCGAGCCTGCGGCAGTGGTTGCTTAACCCGCATTGGCTGGACAGCCACCTGACGCCCTCAACGCCGCTGGAACTGAACCTGGGCACGCTCTATCTGCTGCAGCGCTTCAAAGACTGCTGCGATACCTGCGGCCTGACCCAGGAGCGCCTGCTGGCGTTCTTCCAGGCCGCCAACCACCACGACGCTCAAGCCGCCGACGAGCGGCTCAGTCACTGGCTGGGCTGGAGCGAAACGGAGCTGCGGGTGCTCACCGACACCCTGCCCGCCGGCCGCGTGACGACCATGGACCAATTGGACTGGGTGATGCGCTGCCGACAGGCGTGCGCGGTTACCCGCCTGTCCAGCCAGACCCTGCTGGACGCGAGCGAGCTGACCAGTGCCAGCGATTTCAACCAATGGAAAGCGGTGGGCGAAGCGGTTATCGCCGCGCGTCACTGA
- a CDS encoding DsbA family protein encodes MSARLLYVMDPMCSWCWGFAPVAQALVEQAQAAGVDVHLVVGGLRTGSGAALEPTTRRYILEHWQAVTEATGQPFKREGALPDGFVYDTEPACRAIVTARSLAPDCAWTLLGLIQRAFYVQGRDVTLAKVLVELAEQAGIPRIEFAGEFDRAEQHAATAADFTWVQDLGIAGFPTLLAERDGQLALLTNGYQPLSELSPLLGRWLERAACA; translated from the coding sequence ATGTCCGCGCGCCTGCTCTATGTAATGGACCCGATGTGTTCCTGGTGCTGGGGCTTTGCCCCGGTGGCGCAGGCACTGGTAGAGCAGGCCCAGGCGGCCGGCGTCGACGTGCACCTGGTGGTGGGCGGCCTGCGGACCGGCAGTGGCGCGGCGCTGGAGCCGACCACGCGGCGCTATATCCTTGAACATTGGCAGGCGGTCACCGAGGCCACCGGGCAGCCGTTCAAGCGCGAAGGGGCGTTGCCCGACGGTTTTGTGTATGACACCGAGCCTGCGTGCCGCGCCATCGTTACCGCCCGCAGCCTGGCGCCGGATTGCGCGTGGACATTGCTGGGGCTGATCCAGCGGGCCTTTTATGTCCAGGGGCGCGACGTGACCCTGGCCAAGGTGCTGGTGGAACTGGCCGAACAAGCCGGCATCCCGCGAATCGAGTTTGCCGGCGAGTTCGACCGTGCCGAGCAGCATGCCGCCACGGCCGCCGATTTCACCTGGGTGCAGGATCTGGGCATCGCCGGGTTCCCGACGCTGCTGGCCGAGCGCGACGGCCAGCTGGCGCTGTTGACCAATGGCTACCAGCCGCTGTCCGAGTTGTCGCCGTTACTGGGTCGATGGCTGGAGCGAGCAGCCTGTGCATGA
- a CDS encoding neuraminidase-like domain-containing protein yields MTMSETLDSTLNQAHRDAMLGFYLAHCVSAPLKAALRTPNDLYDYWLLDVQVSQAVPSSPVASAITSLQHYINRIHGGLEPGYETQGPSADESQAWHDSLRTYPLWRATQQLRYQPHNFLDPALREDKSASFEQLEADLNQHRLQPATVHNAVQGYLSRFEAIATLHTLNGYIDGDVRQLDTSTYYFVGKSASDNLYYWRSLDLSKRSSARPDTPAPLAWTDWKPINLAFCADTPAHSIRPVRFNNRLFIAWAESIKPAPYHAAQVTGNGNGEDDDEEQQQRQTEWLNSRFVKFRLCFSYQKLDGSWSVPHTALEEHCVTRGVNALTRAQLAGITQTIAVVDGRTPHSLFLGIRANTLNHGSEQPGEFFQAVSVDQTLGVKVVASAGSPGRYKIVPGSAVALETIRLLEAYESTQNTPLQTALLGGPDEDDVFSSVLLTPFAHRYFGLFFDINHGNLQFKASVAQDPALPVLALIPDTSPPVKDWNFEYRSQDILTADSPHTTVDPITHELVFSSKTARSFLQTYRINLTTRHGEASIHLVTESAMHDAAREDVALSHGSAIVLDSGLVSELDVTHYALFFKNPKTGKTFANAIYDQGSMLLTLSGQADTLRAEKTADRNVTRYSLEGKFINKNAFLHLYAHAQDNVLAILDRYSGYLLPGDDSSSRKLHFVNDLRLVYSSASTPIRLYRHVIMQSRLKDLPTPQAVGNNTMHILNFIDTDHESLSGSAPELPAGHVATARIKLPDGQPTSAVTLIHGVITLESLGNGARVLGYALKAVTCALSQTQSIDDPAHSPRVQRVHEETGEPSEFIDFSASLKPALPSIPLTSRLASRVFSQAGAGREQLSAGSLARLAGAAPQPSDFQGAHGHCMRELFIYLPWTLAQRLHQQQQFAEAERWLHALFDPRRPDTGTLRILATAPMELSYACQHPQSPHYLALSFPSYLRKALHLLNVDILINRGDAAYRQLSPDSLAEAKLWYIQAQNLLGPRPTLTRADSWTPRTLASLANTPATAIREREHSPEQHRTLLRQCGTFGQRTWLTDSADLLRPLNPQQVARWDTLDSRLHGLRNHLDITAKPLRQPLYAAPIAPADLLARRAEGAAVGIEGYMPMRPEVGHYRFQVMAAHALSAVDSLAQFGSTLLTLIERKEQAHLLEVQQQNAWELARLVVTQQAQALMIDEKNTHALQRSRAVVKARLDFLAHRLDEGSSAGETAAGRRYLESAAWERKVAIAGVGAGAAMLAPNIFGTSFGGMRFEGLFHSYQAFAQGEANRARATANDLDRTEQFNRRAEDWAHAAQQARLELAQIDALLQAQAEQEKATRLQLRSARTALAHAQSAYQLLSTRVSRAQLYQWLNSQLATFYYALHDSAHSLCLAAEACWQYETAEDRRFFQGDSWRQASQGLLSAEAMKLNLISMNAAYLQHTPRELEITKTVSLRDRLIACAVIIPQSGAPLSGQTWDDHKAALMQHGSLCFELPQAVFDEDYPGHVLRRIKHVSVSLPGTLGPFEDLKATLTQTRNELNVAGGGTRTEWRARQQIALSRGLDDNGLFTLTFDNDPRYLPFEYTGAVSSWRLDFPHPQRQKDLLASITDIIFHLRYTARPAGSDA; encoded by the coding sequence ATGACGATGTCAGAGACCCTCGACAGCACCCTCAACCAAGCCCACCGCGATGCCATGCTGGGCTTCTACCTGGCGCACTGCGTCAGCGCGCCATTGAAAGCCGCGCTGCGCACCCCCAACGACCTGTACGACTACTGGCTGCTGGACGTACAAGTCAGCCAGGCCGTGCCCAGCAGCCCGGTGGCCAGTGCGATAACCAGCCTGCAGCATTACATCAACCGTATCCACGGCGGCCTGGAACCCGGCTACGAAACCCAGGGCCCGTCAGCGGATGAAAGCCAGGCCTGGCACGACAGCCTGCGCACTTACCCGTTGTGGCGCGCCACCCAGCAGTTGCGCTATCAACCGCACAACTTCCTCGACCCGGCGCTGCGCGAAGACAAGAGCGCCAGCTTCGAACAACTGGAAGCCGACCTCAACCAGCACCGCCTGCAGCCGGCCACGGTGCACAACGCCGTGCAAGGCTACCTGTCGCGGTTCGAAGCCATCGCCACCCTGCACACGCTCAATGGCTACATCGACGGCGATGTGCGGCAGCTGGATACCAGCACCTATTACTTCGTCGGCAAATCCGCCAGCGACAACCTTTACTACTGGCGTTCGCTCGACCTGTCCAAGCGCTCCAGCGCCCGCCCCGACACACCGGCGCCGCTGGCCTGGACTGACTGGAAGCCGATCAACCTGGCTTTTTGCGCCGACACCCCCGCCCACAGCATTCGCCCGGTGCGGTTCAACAACCGGCTGTTTATCGCGTGGGCCGAGAGCATCAAGCCGGCGCCCTACCACGCCGCGCAGGTAACGGGAAACGGCAATGGCGAGGATGACGATGAAGAGCAACAACAGCGCCAGACCGAATGGCTCAACAGCCGGTTCGTGAAGTTTCGCCTGTGCTTTTCCTATCAGAAGCTCGATGGCAGCTGGAGCGTGCCGCACACGGCATTGGAGGAGCATTGCGTCACCCGCGGCGTCAACGCGCTGACCCGCGCGCAGCTCGCCGGCATCACGCAGACCATCGCGGTGGTCGACGGCCGCACGCCCCATAGCCTGTTCCTCGGCATACGCGCCAACACCCTCAACCATGGCAGCGAACAGCCGGGAGAGTTCTTCCAGGCGGTGAGTGTCGATCAAACGCTGGGAGTGAAAGTCGTGGCATCCGCCGGCAGCCCCGGACGCTACAAGATCGTGCCGGGCTCGGCCGTTGCGCTGGAAACCATTCGCCTGTTGGAAGCCTACGAGTCAACGCAGAACACGCCCTTGCAAACCGCGCTGCTTGGCGGCCCCGATGAGGACGACGTGTTTTCCAGCGTCTTGCTGACGCCCTTTGCCCATCGCTATTTCGGCCTGTTCTTCGACATCAACCACGGCAACCTGCAATTCAAAGCCAGCGTGGCGCAGGACCCCGCGCTGCCGGTGCTGGCCCTGATCCCGGACACCTCGCCGCCGGTGAAAGACTGGAATTTCGAATACCGCAGCCAGGACATCCTGACCGCCGACAGCCCCCATACGACGGTTGACCCGATCACCCACGAGCTGGTTTTCAGCTCGAAAACCGCCAGGAGTTTCCTGCAGACCTATCGCATCAACCTGACAACCCGGCACGGTGAGGCGAGTATCCATTTGGTCACCGAGTCGGCCATGCATGACGCGGCCAGGGAAGACGTCGCCTTGAGCCATGGCTCGGCCATCGTCCTGGACAGCGGGCTCGTCTCGGAACTGGATGTCACGCACTACGCGCTGTTTTTCAAAAACCCCAAGACCGGCAAGACCTTCGCCAATGCCATCTACGACCAGGGCAGCATGCTGTTGACCCTGTCGGGCCAGGCCGACACGCTGCGCGCCGAAAAAACCGCCGACAGGAATGTCACGAGGTATTCACTGGAAGGCAAGTTCATCAACAAAAATGCCTTTCTTCACCTTTATGCCCATGCCCAGGACAACGTTCTGGCGATCCTGGATCGCTACAGCGGCTACTTATTGCCGGGGGACGACTCGTCCAGCAGGAAGCTGCATTTCGTCAATGACCTGAGGCTGGTGTACAGCAGCGCGTCCACCCCGATCCGCCTCTATCGCCACGTGATCATGCAGTCCAGGCTCAAGGACTTGCCCACGCCGCAGGCCGTCGGCAACAACACCATGCATATCCTCAACTTTATCGACACCGATCACGAAAGCCTGTCGGGCTCGGCACCGGAGTTGCCCGCCGGGCATGTCGCGACGGCACGCATAAAACTCCCTGACGGGCAACCGACCTCGGCCGTCACGTTGATCCATGGCGTCATCACCCTGGAGAGCCTGGGCAACGGCGCGCGCGTGCTGGGCTATGCGCTCAAGGCCGTCACCTGCGCCCTGAGCCAGACGCAGAGTATCGACGACCCGGCCCATTCTCCGCGTGTTCAACGCGTGCACGAGGAAACCGGCGAACCCAGCGAGTTCATCGACTTTTCCGCGAGCCTCAAGCCGGCGCTGCCGTCGATCCCACTCACCAGTCGGCTGGCCAGCCGCGTGTTCAGCCAGGCCGGCGCCGGTCGTGAACAACTGTCTGCAGGCAGCCTGGCACGACTTGCCGGGGCGGCGCCGCAACCGAGCGACTTCCAGGGCGCGCATGGCCACTGCATGCGCGAACTGTTTATCTATTTGCCCTGGACCCTGGCCCAGCGTCTGCACCAGCAACAGCAATTCGCCGAGGCCGAGCGCTGGCTGCACGCGCTGTTCGACCCACGCCGGCCGGACACCGGGACACTGCGCATCCTGGCGACGGCCCCCATGGAACTGAGCTACGCCTGCCAGCATCCGCAGAGTCCCCATTACCTGGCCCTCAGTTTCCCCAGCTATCTGCGCAAGGCGCTGCACTTGCTCAACGTCGACATCCTGATCAACCGTGGCGACGCGGCCTATCGCCAGTTGAGCCCCGACAGCCTGGCTGAAGCCAAGCTCTGGTATATCCAGGCGCAGAATCTGCTCGGCCCGCGCCCGACGCTGACCCGCGCCGACAGCTGGACTCCGCGCACCCTGGCTAGCCTGGCCAACACGCCGGCCACGGCGATACGCGAACGGGAGCACTCGCCCGAGCAGCACCGCACACTCTTGCGTCAGTGCGGGACGTTCGGCCAGCGCACATGGCTCACCGACAGCGCTGACCTGCTCCGGCCGCTGAACCCGCAACAGGTGGCGCGCTGGGACACGTTGGACAGCCGCCTGCATGGGCTGCGTAATCACCTGGACATCACTGCAAAGCCGTTACGCCAGCCGCTGTACGCCGCGCCGATAGCGCCCGCCGACCTGCTCGCGCGACGGGCCGAGGGTGCCGCCGTGGGCATCGAGGGGTACATGCCGATGCGCCCGGAAGTCGGGCATTACCGCTTCCAGGTGATGGCCGCGCACGCCCTGAGTGCGGTCGACAGCCTGGCGCAGTTCGGCAGCACATTGCTCACCCTGATCGAGCGCAAAGAGCAGGCGCACCTGCTGGAGGTGCAGCAGCAGAATGCCTGGGAGCTGGCCCGACTGGTGGTGACCCAACAGGCCCAGGCGCTGATGATCGACGAGAAAAACACCCACGCCCTGCAACGCAGCCGCGCGGTGGTCAAGGCGCGCCTGGACTTCCTTGCCCATCGCCTCGACGAAGGCAGCAGCGCCGGTGAAACCGCTGCCGGCCGACGCTATCTTGAGAGCGCCGCGTGGGAGCGCAAAGTGGCGATTGCCGGCGTCGGCGCCGGTGCGGCCATGCTCGCGCCGAACATCTTCGGCACCTCGTTCGGCGGCATGCGCTTTGAAGGCCTGTTCCACAGCTATCAGGCCTTTGCCCAAGGCGAGGCCAACCGCGCCCGCGCCACCGCGAACGACCTGGACCGCACCGAGCAGTTCAACCGCCGTGCCGAGGACTGGGCCCACGCCGCCCAACAGGCGCGCCTGGAACTGGCGCAGATCGACGCCCTGCTGCAGGCCCAGGCCGAGCAGGAAAAAGCCACCCGCCTGCAACTGCGCAGCGCCCGCACCGCCCTGGCCCACGCGCAGTCGGCCTATCAACTGTTGAGTACGCGCGTCTCCAGGGCGCAGCTGTATCAGTGGCTGAATTCGCAATTGGCGACGTTCTATTACGCCCTGCATGACAGCGCGCACTCGTTGTGCCTGGCGGCCGAAGCCTGCTGGCAGTACGAAACCGCCGAAGACCGCCGGTTCTTCCAGGGCGACAGTTGGCGGCAGGCCTCACAAGGCCTGCTGAGCGCTGAAGCCATGAAGCTCAACCTGATCAGCATGAACGCGGCCTACCTGCAACACACGCCCCGCGAGCTGGAGATCACTAAAACCGTGTCGCTGCGCGATCGCCTGATCGCGTGCGCGGTCATCATCCCGCAGTCCGGCGCGCCCCTCAGCGGCCAGACTTGGGACGATCACAAGGCCGCGCTGATGCAGCACGGCAGCCTGTGTTTCGAGCTGCCCCAGGCTGTATTCGACGAGGACTACCCCGGCCACGTGCTGCGTCGCATCAAGCACGTCAGCGTGTCGCTGCCCGGCACACTGGGGCCGTTCGAGGACCTCAAGGCCACGCTGACCCAGACCCGCAACGAGCTGAACGTTGCCGGCGGCGGCACGCGCACCGAATGGCGCGCGCGCCAGCAAATCGCACTGTCACGCGGGCTGGATGACAACGGCCTGTTCACGCTCACCTTCGACAACGACCCGCGCTATCTGCCCTTCGAGTACACCGGCGCGGTGTCGTCCTGGCGCCTGGACTTTCCCCATCCGCAGCGCCAGAAAGACCTGCTGGCGTCGATCACCGACATCAT
- a CDS encoding ABC transporter ATP-binding protein, whose product MHDQPDKEPGKRTDRLTWAEIRRLALRHRKSLWIANGVAVLATLCSVPIPLLLPLLVDEVLLGRGDAALKVMNHALPLGWQKAAGYIGLMLLVTLLLRCGALLFNVVQARLFARLAKDIVYRIRVRLIERLKRISLGEYESLGSGTVTTHLVTDLDTLDKFVGETLSRFLVAMLTLFGTSAILVWMHWQLALLILLFNPLVIYATVQLGKRVKHLKKLENDSTSRFTQALTETLDAIQEVRAGNRQGFFLGRLGQRAQEVRDYAIHSQWKTDASSRASGLLFQFGIDIFRAAAMLTVLFSDLSIGQMLAVFSYLWFMIGPVEQLLNLQYAYYAAGGALTRINELLARADEPQYPGGEDPFSGHDTVGIDVRGLDFGYGEDLVLDQLNLSIAPGEKVAIVGASGGGKSTLVQLLLGLYTPQAGSIRFGGATQQAIGLEMIREHVAVVLQHPALFNDTVRANLTMGRDRSDQACWQALEIAQLDATVKALPLGLDSVVGRSGVRFSGGQRQRLAIARMVLAEPKVVILDEATSALDAATEYNLHQALARFLSGRTTLIIAHRLSAVKQADRVLVFDGGHIAEDGDHQQLIADGGLYAKLYGHLQQVR is encoded by the coding sequence GTGCATGATCAACCCGATAAAGAACCCGGCAAGCGCACCGATCGACTGACCTGGGCGGAAATTCGCCGCCTGGCCCTGCGTCACAGGAAATCCCTGTGGATCGCCAATGGCGTCGCCGTGCTGGCGACCCTGTGCAGCGTGCCCATTCCTTTGCTGTTGCCGTTGCTGGTGGACGAAGTGCTGCTGGGCCGTGGCGACGCCGCGCTCAAGGTGATGAACCACGCGCTGCCTCTGGGTTGGCAGAAAGCCGCCGGCTATATCGGCCTGATGCTGCTGGTGACCCTGTTGCTGCGCTGCGGCGCGCTGCTGTTCAACGTGGTGCAGGCGCGGCTGTTCGCCCGGTTGGCCAAGGACATCGTGTACCGCATCCGCGTGCGTCTGATCGAGCGGCTCAAGCGCATCTCCCTGGGCGAATACGAAAGCCTGGGCAGCGGCACGGTGACCACGCACCTGGTCACCGACCTGGATACGCTGGACAAATTCGTCGGTGAAACCCTCAGCCGCTTTCTGGTGGCGATGCTGACGCTGTTCGGCACCTCGGCGATCCTGGTGTGGATGCATTGGCAACTGGCGCTGCTGATCCTGTTGTTCAACCCGCTGGTGATCTACGCCACGGTGCAATTGGGCAAGCGCGTCAAACACCTCAAGAAGCTGGAAAACGACAGCACCTCGCGCTTTACCCAGGCGCTGACCGAAACCCTGGACGCCATCCAGGAAGTGCGCGCCGGCAACCGCCAAGGCTTCTTTCTCGGCCGGCTCGGCCAGCGCGCCCAGGAAGTGCGTGACTACGCGATCCATTCGCAGTGGAAAACCGACGCGTCCAGCCGTGCCAGCGGGCTGCTGTTCCAGTTCGGTATCGACATCTTCCGCGCGGCGGCGATGCTCACCGTGCTGTTTTCCGACCTTTCCATCGGCCAGATGCTCGCGGTGTTCAGCTACCTGTGGTTCATGATCGGCCCGGTGGAACAGTTGCTGAACCTGCAATACGCCTATTACGCGGCGGGCGGTGCGCTGACGCGAATCAACGAACTGCTGGCGCGCGCCGATGAGCCGCAATACCCCGGCGGTGAAGATCCGTTCAGCGGGCACGATACCGTCGGCATCGACGTGCGCGGGCTGGATTTCGGCTACGGCGAAGACCTGGTGCTCGACCAGTTGAACCTGAGCATCGCTCCCGGTGAGAAAGTCGCGATTGTCGGCGCCAGCGGTGGCGGCAAAAGTACCCTGGTGCAACTGCTCCTGGGGCTTTATACGCCCCAGGCCGGCAGCATCCGTTTTGGTGGCGCCACCCAGCAGGCGATTGGCCTGGAGATGATTCGCGAGCATGTCGCGGTGGTGCTGCAGCACCCGGCGCTGTTCAACGACACGGTACGCGCCAACCTGACCATGGGCCGTGATCGCAGCGACCAGGCCTGCTGGCAGGCGCTGGAAATCGCCCAATTGGACGCGACCGTCAAGGCTTTGCCTCTGGGCCTGGACAGCGTGGTGGGGCGTTCCGGTGTACGGTTTTCCGGCGGCCAGCGCCAGCGCCTGGCGATTGCGCGGATGGTGCTGGCCGAGCCGAAAGTGGTGATCCTCGATGAGGCCACCTCGGCCCTGGACGCCGCCACCGAGTACAACCTGCACCAGGCGCTGGCGCGGTTTCTCAGTGGTCGTACTACACTGATCATCGCTCACCGTCTGTCGGCGGTAAAACAGGCGGACCGCGTATTAGTGTTTGATGGCGGGCATATTGCCGAAGATGGCGACCACCAGCAGCTGATCGCCGATGGCGGCCTATACGCCAAGCTTTATGGACACTTGCAACAAGTGCGTTGA
- a CDS encoding rhodanese-related sulfurtransferase, whose protein sequence is MTQPIVVAALYKFVTLEDYVALREPLLQAMVDNGIKGTLLIAEEGINGTVSGSREGIDGLIAWLKTDPRMVDLDHKESYCDEQPFYRTKVKLKKEIVTLGVEGVDPNKQVGTYVDPKDWNALISDPDVLLIDTRNDYEVSIGTFEGAIDPKTTSFREFPDYIKAHFDPAKHKKVAMFCTGGIRCEKASSFMLSEGFDEVYHLKGGILKYLEEVPQAETKWQGDCFVFDNRVTVRHDLSEGDYDQCHACRTPVSVEDRASEHYVAGISCPHCWDKLPEKTRRSAIDRQKQIELAKARNMPHPIGYNYKQTPSEA, encoded by the coding sequence ATGACTCAACCGATTGTCGTGGCGGCACTGTATAAGTTCGTCACCCTCGAAGATTACGTCGCCCTGCGCGAGCCCCTGCTGCAGGCAATGGTCGACAACGGCATCAAAGGCACCCTGCTGATCGCCGAAGAAGGCATCAACGGCACCGTGTCCGGCAGTCGCGAAGGCATCGACGGCCTGATCGCCTGGCTGAAGACCGACCCGCGCATGGTCGACCTCGACCACAAAGAGTCGTACTGCGACGAGCAGCCGTTCTACCGCACCAAGGTCAAGCTCAAGAAAGAAATCGTGACCCTGGGCGTCGAAGGCGTCGACCCTAACAAGCAGGTCGGCACCTATGTCGATCCCAAGGACTGGAACGCGTTGATCAGCGATCCGGACGTGCTGTTGATCGACACCCGCAACGACTATGAAGTGTCCATCGGCACCTTCGAAGGCGCGATCGACCCGAAGACCACCAGCTTTCGCGAGTTTCCCGACTACATCAAAGCCCACTTCGACCCGGCCAAGCATAAGAAGGTCGCGATGTTCTGCACAGGCGGCATTCGCTGCGAGAAGGCTTCAAGCTTCATGCTCAGCGAAGGCTTCGATGAGGTGTATCACCTCAAGGGCGGCATCCTCAAATACCTCGAAGAGGTGCCCCAGGCAGAAACCAAATGGCAGGGCGACTGCTTTGTGTTCGACAACCGCGTGACCGTGCGCCACGACTTGAGCGAAGGCGACTACGATCAATGTCATGCCTGCCGCACACCGGTGAGCGTGGAAGACCGTGCATCCGAACACTATGTGGCCGGCATCAGTTGCCCGCATTGCTGGGATAAGCTGCCGGAGAAAACCCGTCGCAGCGCCATCGACCGGCAAAAGCAGATTGAATTGGCCAAGGCCCGCAATATGCCGCACCCGATTGGCTACAACTACAAGCAAACCCCTTCCGAGGCCTGA